Proteins encoded in a region of the Massilia sp. UMI-21 genome:
- a CDS encoding K+/H+ antiporter subunit F has protein sequence MDTLLEFAVGYALVCVLLAMVLCTVRLLVGPEAHDRVLALDTLWMSGMLLAIVLGIRFGTQVYFEVALLVALLGFASTFALAKFLMRGEIIE, from the coding sequence ATGGACACCCTGCTTGAATTCGCCGTCGGCTACGCCCTGGTCTGCGTCCTGCTGGCGATGGTGCTGTGCACCGTACGCCTGCTGGTCGGCCCCGAGGCGCACGACCGGGTGCTGGCGCTGGACACGCTCTGGATGTCGGGCATGCTGCTGGCCATCGTGCTCGGCATCCGCTTCGGCACCCAGGTGTATTTCGAGGTGGCGCTGCTGGTGGCGCTGCTCGGCTTCGCCTCGACCTTTGCCCTGGCAAAGTTCCTGATGCGTGGGGAGATCATCGAATGA
- a CDS encoding Na+/H+ antiporter subunit E, with the protein MMRWLPHPIVSLGLCVLWLLLNQSLSPAHLLFGALLGIAVPWLSRRLLPLGYPRMRAPLTMVRLLAMATVEIVRSCFGVSRIILSGNARNVEARFILVPLTIRDPYGLAMLSCLITMTPGTVWVEILPERYELAMHVFDLHDADWWVDTIKTRYERPLITIFEPENDNGHPA; encoded by the coding sequence ATGATGCGCTGGCTTCCCCATCCGATCGTGTCGCTGGGCCTGTGCGTACTGTGGCTGCTGCTCAACCAGTCGCTGTCGCCGGCGCACCTGCTGTTCGGGGCGCTGCTTGGCATTGCGGTGCCGTGGCTGTCGCGCCGGCTGCTGCCCCTCGGCTACCCGCGCATGCGCGCCCCGCTGACCATGGTGCGCCTGCTGGCCATGGCCACGGTCGAGATCGTACGCTCGTGCTTCGGTGTCAGCCGCATCATCCTGTCGGGGAACGCCCGCAATGTCGAGGCACGCTTCATCCTGGTGCCGCTGACCATCCGCGACCCCTATGGCCTGGCGATGCTGTCCTGCCTGATCACCATGACCCCCGGTACCGTCTGGGTCGAAATCCTGCCCGAGCGTTACGAACTGGCCATGCACGTGTTCGACCTGCACGACGCCGACTGGTGGGTCGATACCATCAAGACCCGCTACGAGCGGCCCCTGATCACCATTTTCGAACCGGAGAACGACAATGGACACCCTGCTTGA
- a CDS encoding monovalent cation/H+ antiporter subunit A — translation MLLLLLLLLLPFGAALLASWMPGDSRDRPAAIAGIATLAALGLAIAQFGRIAAGEVPQLRVAWLPEFGLDIVLRMDGLAWVFTVMVLGIGALVLLYARYYMSKRDPVPRFYAYIMAFMGSMLGVVLSGNLIQLVVFWELTSVTSFLLIGYWQERNDARRGARMAFVVTAMGGLCLLAGVLLLGHIAGSYELEAVLAAGNRIRDHDWYRPVLVLVVLGALTKSAQFPFHFWLPHAMAAPTPVSAYLHSATMVKAGVFLLMRLWPALAGSVEWFWVLGSAGVCTLLLGSFFAIFQSDMKGLLAYSTISHLGLITVLMSIGTPLSVVAAVFHTMNHAVFKASLFMAVGIIDHESGTRDMRLLRGLRRVMPHTAALAIVASAAMAGVPLMNGFLSKEMFFAETVHVGGRENWWMSVAAVAMGVFSVAYSLRYISVFFGPLARNLPEQPHEPPRWMRVPIECLVLLCIAVGVMPERVVGDVLAVAAHAILGPTMPEYDLAIWHGFNLPLVMSLVALGGGLVLYLVLRKRFDLAQRDRTPLFHHLRGAQLYETSMLGLSLGARRLIRLAGTRHLQSQLLVLVAAGVAVPLLLARPERSWPLPGLAGTDPLFAMLWVIGAGCAVGAAWQAKYHRLTALALAGATGLATTITFLWLSAPDLALTQFMVETVTAILILLGLRWLPPRFAPPGLAPHAPAATRLRRARDATVAVAGGLALAAASYTVLTQPRVSGIRDFFVLRALPEGGGANVVNVLLVDFRGFDTLGEITVLSAVALTVYALLRRFRPAPESIPIPVQQANDVDPAVRQKPAQQAGSGYLMVQAIYLRFLLPGIGVVAVYFFMRGHNEPGGGFVAGLVFSTALIVQYMVAGTDWVESQLRLRPHRWIGWGLALACGTGLGAWLFGYPFLTSHTAHLHLPLLGELHVPSAFLFDLGVFFVVVGTTMLVLVALAHQSLRSRRTERDAAPTAPATPATIAPPKEIE, via the coding sequence ATGCTGCTCCTGCTCCTGCTCCTGCTTCTGCCTTTCGGCGCCGCGCTGCTCGCCTCGTGGATGCCGGGCGATTCGCGCGACCGCCCCGCCGCCATCGCCGGCATTGCCACGCTGGCCGCGCTGGGGCTGGCGATCGCCCAGTTCGGCCGCATCGCCGCCGGCGAGGTCCCGCAGCTGCGTGTTGCATGGCTGCCGGAATTCGGGCTCGACATCGTCCTGCGCATGGACGGCCTGGCATGGGTGTTTACCGTCATGGTGCTCGGCATCGGCGCACTGGTGCTGCTGTATGCGCGCTATTACATGTCGAAGCGCGATCCCGTCCCGCGCTTCTACGCCTACATCATGGCCTTCATGGGGTCGATGCTCGGGGTCGTCCTGTCGGGCAACCTCATCCAGCTGGTCGTGTTCTGGGAGCTGACCAGCGTCACGTCCTTTCTCCTGATCGGCTACTGGCAGGAGCGCAACGACGCCCGGCGCGGGGCGCGCATGGCCTTCGTGGTGACCGCCATGGGCGGCCTGTGCCTGCTGGCGGGCGTGCTGCTGCTCGGCCATATCGCCGGCAGCTACGAACTCGAGGCCGTGCTCGCGGCGGGCAACCGGATCCGCGACCACGACTGGTACCGGCCGGTCCTGGTGCTGGTCGTGCTCGGGGCGCTGACCAAGAGCGCCCAGTTCCCCTTTCACTTCTGGCTGCCGCATGCGATGGCCGCGCCGACACCGGTATCGGCCTACCTGCATTCCGCCACCATGGTCAAGGCCGGCGTGTTCCTGCTGATGCGCCTGTGGCCGGCCCTGGCGGGCAGCGTGGAGTGGTTCTGGGTGCTGGGCAGCGCCGGGGTCTGCACTTTGCTGCTGGGTTCCTTCTTCGCGATCTTCCAGAGCGACATGAAGGGGTTGCTGGCCTATTCCACCATCAGCCACCTGGGACTGATCACGGTCCTGATGAGCATCGGCACGCCGCTGTCGGTGGTGGCGGCCGTGTTCCACACCATGAACCATGCGGTGTTCAAGGCCTCGCTGTTCATGGCGGTCGGCATCATCGACCACGAGTCGGGCACGCGCGACATGCGCCTGCTGCGCGGACTACGGCGCGTCATGCCGCATACCGCGGCGCTGGCGATCGTGGCCAGCGCCGCCATGGCCGGCGTTCCCCTCATGAACGGCTTCCTGTCCAAGGAGATGTTCTTCGCCGAGACAGTGCACGTCGGCGGCCGCGAGAACTGGTGGATGTCGGTCGCGGCGGTGGCGATGGGCGTGTTCAGCGTGGCCTACTCGCTGCGCTACATCAGCGTCTTCTTCGGCCCCCTCGCGCGCAACCTGCCCGAGCAGCCGCATGAGCCGCCGCGCTGGATGCGCGTGCCGATCGAATGCCTGGTGCTGCTGTGCATTGCGGTGGGGGTGATGCCGGAGCGGGTGGTGGGCGATGTGCTGGCGGTGGCCGCTCACGCCATCCTGGGACCGACCATGCCGGAATACGATCTGGCGATCTGGCACGGGTTCAACCTGCCGCTGGTGATGAGCCTGGTAGCACTGGGCGGCGGCCTGGTGTTGTACCTGGTGTTGCGCAAGCGCTTCGACCTGGCCCAGCGCGACCGCACCCCGCTGTTCCACCACCTGCGCGGCGCCCAGTTGTACGAGACCAGCATGCTGGGGCTGTCACTGGGCGCGCGTCGGCTGATCCGCCTGGCCGGCACACGCCACCTGCAGTCGCAACTGCTGGTGCTGGTGGCGGCCGGGGTGGCCGTTCCCCTGCTGCTGGCGCGGCCGGAGCGCAGCTGGCCGCTTCCCGGCCTGGCCGGCACCGATCCGCTGTTCGCCATGCTGTGGGTGATCGGCGCCGGCTGCGCGGTGGGCGCCGCCTGGCAGGCCAAATACCACCGCCTCACCGCCCTGGCCCTGGCCGGAGCCACCGGCCTGGCCACGACCATCACTTTCCTGTGGCTGTCGGCGCCCGACCTGGCGCTGACCCAGTTCATGGTCGAGACGGTGACCGCGATCCTGATCCTGCTCGGCCTGCGCTGGCTGCCGCCGCGCTTTGCGCCGCCCGGCCTCGCGCCGCACGCGCCGGCCGCTACCCGGCTGCGGCGCGCGCGCGATGCGACGGTGGCCGTGGCCGGCGGACTGGCCCTGGCAGCGGCAAGCTACACCGTGCTGACGCAGCCGCGCGTGAGCGGCATCCGCGATTTCTTCGTGCTGCGCGCCCTGCCCGAAGGCGGCGGCGCCAACGTGGTCAATGTGCTGCTGGTCGACTTCCGCGGCTTCGACACGCTGGGCGAGATCACGGTGCTGTCGGCGGTCGCGCTGACGGTCTATGCGCTGCTGCGGCGCTTCCGTCCCGCGCCCGAGAGCATTCCGATCCCGGTGCAGCAGGCCAACGACGTCGATCCGGCGGTGCGCCAGAAACCGGCCCAACAAGCCGGTTCCGGCTATCTGATGGTGCAGGCCATCTACCTGCGCTTCCTGCTGCCGGGCATCGGCGTAGTGGCCGTCTACTTCTTCATGCGCGGCCACAACGAGCCGGGCGGCGGCTTCGTCGCCGGCCTGGTGTTTTCCACCGCGCTGATCGTGCAGTACATGGTGGCCGGCACCGACTGGGTCGAGTCGCAACTGCGCCTGCGGCCGCATCGCTGGATCGGCTGGGGCCTGGCGCTGGCCTGCGGCACCGGGCTGGGCGCCTGGCTGTTCGGCTATCCCTTCCTGACCAGCCATACCGCGCACCTGCACCTGCCCCTGCTCGGCGAGCTGCACGTTCCGTCGGCCTTCCTGTTCGACCTGGGCGTGTTCTTCGTCGTGGTGGGCACCACCATGCTGGTACTGGTGGCGCTGGCGCACCAGTCGCTGCGCAGTCGCCGCACCGAGCGCGACGCCGCGCCCACAGCCCCGGCCACGCCCGCCACCATCGCGCCCCCCAAGGAGATCGAGTAA
- a CDS encoding cation:proton antiporter: MKGIEAIPGWAALPVALLLVLGASIVLIGAFGLVRLPLFYQRIHGPAITVTLGAACLLLASTIYFTVAQSRLVIHEILIGVFIFLTAPVVTMTIVRAAVYRDLRARKHDSGATAGEVYVIPEQPDEEVPGRR; encoded by the coding sequence ATGAAGGGCATCGAGGCCATTCCCGGCTGGGCGGCGCTGCCGGTGGCCCTGCTGCTGGTGCTGGGCGCCAGCATCGTCCTGATCGGCGCCTTCGGCCTGGTGCGCCTGCCCCTGTTCTACCAGCGCATCCACGGCCCGGCCATCACGGTCACCCTCGGCGCCGCCTGCCTGCTGCTGGCCTCGACAATCTATTTCACGGTGGCGCAGTCGCGCCTGGTGATTCATGAAATCCTGATCGGGGTATTCATCTTCCTGACGGCGCCGGTGGTGACGATGACGATCGTGCGCGCCGCGGTGTACCGCGACCTGCGGGCGCGCAAGCACGATTCCGGCGCGACGGCGGGAGAGGTGTATGTCATTCCCGAACAACCCGACGAGGAAGTGCCGGGCCGGCGCTAG
- a CDS encoding Na+/H+ antiporter subunit C, which translates to METVISLAIGIVFGSGIWLIVRPRSYQVLIGLLLMSYAVNLFIFVMGGLTVDSPPLTRAGKVPDPAALADPVPQALVLTAIVIGFATTALYLVVMIGARGLTGTDHVDGEEPRI; encoded by the coding sequence ATGGAAACCGTCATCTCGCTCGCGATCGGCATCGTGTTCGGCTCCGGCATCTGGCTGATCGTGCGTCCACGCAGCTACCAGGTGCTGATCGGACTGCTCCTGATGTCGTATGCCGTCAACCTGTTCATCTTCGTCATGGGTGGACTGACGGTGGACAGTCCGCCGCTCACCCGTGCCGGCAAGGTCCCCGACCCGGCGGCGCTGGCCGATCCGGTGCCGCAGGCGCTGGTGCTCACCGCCATCGTGATCGGCTTCGCCACCACCGCGCTGTACCTGGTGGTGATGATCGGCGCCCGCGGCCTGACCGGCACCGACCACGTGGACGGCGAGGAGCCCCGCATATGA
- a CDS encoding monovalent cation/H+ antiporter subunit D, with the protein MSLAWSEHLAILPVLLPLLSGALMTPFTQGWHRLKFALAYGTVLALLANALALCMLADGVRAGGIGIYFAANWAAPFGITLVADRLAAAMLLLTAVLALAALHYAQPRWSRLGVHFHSLFQFLLMGINGAFLTHDLFNLFVFFEVMLAASYGLVLHGYNAERLRASLHYIAVNLTASLLFLIGIALVYATTGTLNMADLAARIGALEAGRGALLHAGLSVLALAFLVKAAMWPFGFWLPTTYAAASPPVAVMLVLMTKVGAYAVLRVWLLVFPDTGGDAAAFGYDALLWGGMVTILYGAAGMLATDTAGRLAGYAAVVSSGTLLAVIGYGQASLVTAGLYYFVVSTLALGAFVLLIELVDRIRTPRAAMLALTAEAFAVEDMPAEPKGKGVPAAMAFLSLAFMACALSIAGLPPLAGFVAKFGMFHAVINPAPGMPGVGAAGWCLMALVFGSGLLAIVSMMRFGVRSFWATETAGPPRLHTAEVVPVVALLLVSVLLTIQARPVFGYLARASAELHDPGLYVERVLGTPPVPGPARPDKASPAPEAP; encoded by the coding sequence ATGAGCCTTGCATGGAGCGAACACCTGGCGATCCTGCCCGTGCTGCTGCCGCTGCTGAGCGGCGCGCTCATGACGCCGTTCACCCAGGGCTGGCACCGCCTCAAGTTCGCGCTCGCCTATGGCACGGTGCTGGCGTTGCTGGCCAATGCGCTGGCCCTGTGCATGCTGGCCGACGGCGTCCGGGCCGGCGGCATCGGCATCTACTTCGCCGCCAACTGGGCCGCCCCCTTCGGCATCACGCTGGTGGCCGACCGCCTGGCCGCCGCCATGCTGCTGCTGACGGCCGTGCTGGCGCTGGCGGCGCTGCACTACGCCCAGCCGCGCTGGAGCCGGCTCGGCGTGCACTTCCATTCGCTGTTCCAGTTCCTGCTCATGGGGATCAACGGCGCCTTCCTGACCCACGACCTGTTCAACCTGTTCGTGTTCTTCGAGGTGATGCTGGCGGCTTCCTATGGCCTGGTCCTGCACGGCTACAACGCCGAGCGGCTGCGCGCCAGCCTGCATTACATCGCGGTCAACCTCACCGCTTCCCTGCTGTTCCTGATCGGCATCGCCCTGGTCTACGCGACCACGGGCACGCTCAACATGGCGGACCTGGCGGCGCGCATCGGCGCGCTCGAGGCCGGACGCGGCGCCCTGCTGCATGCGGGCCTGAGCGTGCTGGCCCTGGCCTTCCTGGTCAAGGCGGCGATGTGGCCGTTCGGCTTCTGGCTGCCGACCACCTACGCGGCCGCCTCGCCGCCGGTCGCGGTCATGCTGGTCTTGATGACCAAGGTCGGCGCGTATGCGGTCCTGCGCGTCTGGCTGCTCGTGTTTCCCGACACCGGCGGCGATGCGGCAGCCTTCGGCTACGACGCGCTGCTGTGGGGCGGCATGGTAACGATCCTGTACGGCGCCGCCGGCATGCTGGCCACCGACACCGCCGGTCGGCTGGCCGGCTATGCGGCGGTCGTCTCGTCCGGCACGCTGCTGGCCGTCATCGGCTACGGCCAGGCCTCGCTGGTCACCGCAGGGCTGTACTACTTTGTCGTATCGACCCTCGCCCTGGGCGCCTTCGTGCTGCTGATCGAACTGGTCGACCGCATCCGTACGCCGCGCGCCGCGATGCTGGCCCTGACCGCCGAAGCCTTCGCGGTCGAGGACATGCCGGCCGAGCCGAAAGGAAAAGGCGTGCCGGCGGCGATGGCCTTCCTGTCGCTGGCATTCATGGCCTGCGCGCTCTCCATTGCGGGCCTGCCGCCGCTGGCGGGCTTCGTCGCCAAGTTCGGCATGTTCCACGCCGTGATCAACCCGGCGCCGGGCATGCCCGGCGTCGGCGCCGCCGGCTGGTGCCTGATGGCGCTGGTGTTCGGTTCCGGCCTGCTGGCCATCGTGTCGATGATGCGTTTCGGCGTGCGCAGCTTCTGGGCCACGGAAACGGCCGGCCCGCCCAGGCTGCACACGGCCGAGGTGGTGCCGGTGGTGGCGCTGCTGCTGGTGTCGGTGCTGCTGACGATCCAGGCCCGCCCCGTATTCGGCTACCTGGCGCGCGCCAGCGCCGAGCTGCACGACCCCGGGCTGTATGTCGAGCGCGTGCTGGGTACGCCCCCGGTGCCCGGCCCCGCCCGGCCGGACAAGGCTTCGCCGGCACCGGAGGCGCCATGA